One Roseomonas sp. OT10 DNA window includes the following coding sequences:
- a CDS encoding tyrosine recombinase XerC — protein sequence MTGAPADAAAARLAYLDWLSQERRASPHTLAAYGRDLADLLGFLAQHLGGEPDLAALSALRPADLRAFLAHRAAAGAGNATRARQLAAVRGFLRWLARRHAVSAAALSGVRGPRLRPPVPRALTERQARQVAGEVGDIQDDPALAARDVALFTLLYGAGLRISEALSLDIRDAPRAGAALRIRGKGDKERLVPVLPAVEQAVAAYLRHRAGAPPEAPLFLGARGERLNDAVARRSLQTFRRLAGLPEQATPHALRHSFATHLLGGGADLRVIQELLGHASLSTTQRYAAVDSAALLDTWRRAHPRAEGG from the coding sequence ATGACCGGGGCGCCCGCCGATGCCGCGGCCGCCCGCCTGGCCTACCTCGACTGGCTGTCGCAGGAGCGCCGTGCCAGCCCGCATACCCTGGCCGCCTATGGCCGGGACCTCGCCGACCTGCTGGGCTTCCTGGCGCAGCACCTCGGCGGCGAGCCGGACCTGGCCGCGCTGTCGGCGCTGCGTCCCGCGGACCTGCGCGCCTTCCTGGCGCACCGCGCCGCGGCCGGGGCGGGCAATGCCACCCGCGCCCGGCAGCTTGCGGCGGTGCGTGGCTTCCTGCGCTGGCTGGCAAGGCGGCACGCCGTCTCCGCGGCCGCGTTGTCGGGGGTGCGTGGCCCCCGGCTGCGGCCGCCGGTGCCGCGTGCCCTGACCGAGCGCCAGGCCCGGCAGGTGGCGGGCGAGGTCGGCGACATCCAGGACGATCCGGCCCTGGCTGCCCGCGACGTGGCGCTCTTCACCCTGCTCTACGGCGCCGGGCTGCGCATCAGCGAGGCGCTATCGCTGGACATCCGCGACGCGCCCCGGGCCGGGGCGGCGCTGCGCATCCGCGGCAAGGGCGACAAGGAGCGGCTGGTCCCGGTGCTGCCCGCCGTGGAGCAGGCGGTGGCCGCCTATCTGCGGCACCGGGCGGGGGCGCCACCGGAGGCGCCGCTCTTCCTGGGGGCGCGGGGCGAGCGGCTGAACGATGCCGTGGCACGCCGCAGCCTGCAGACCTTCCGCCGCCTCGCCGGCCTGCCGGAACAGGCCACGCCGCACGCGCTGCGGCATTCCTTCGCCACCCACCTGCTGGGCGGCGGCGCCGACCTGCGCGTCATCCAGGAACTGCTGGGCCATGCCAGCCTCTCCACCACCCAGCGCTATGCGGCGGTGGATTCGGCGGCGCTGCTGGACACCTGGCGCCGGGCGCATCCCCGGGCGGAGGGCGGATAG
- a CDS encoding O-antigen ligase family protein: protein MQAAFRAPPPVPPAGLSSHPSPGTGLPEPPAPWTRPIWWIALAGAMSTDMLGWAFQNPIVSPGLFVLVWAGAFVAWPRTMLEAATMSWLPWLMPVLGFLSFLWSREPLISAKMGVEMFFTVLTTMMMARQLPARNIIAILQLVCLIGGIASLVDGTTRDGLIGIYGSKNSLSYYAGLLMITSVAVLVDGKQPWIFRLLAPIGIAASPALLIQGNSVGALAACAGATMVMLAFTTIRLVPDRFRASYVMLFITITLLVGAIVGTVIAQEKAVLLEMVGKSENLTGRGYLWARATELIQERPLLGYGYYAFWVQDYVEAEGLWRYSHVAARMGFHFHNLYYQTAIDLGLLGLGCMIVVLVLTAVAVLVRAIRHPGGDSIFFVGFLVFLYARTISEVEFNYVFQFTQQIFAMTWIYATQSQRLAPIWAGLRPGRRAVSRPVGAVRPALAGPRQG, encoded by the coding sequence ATGCAGGCCGCCTTCCGGGCGCCGCCACCCGTCCCGCCCGCCGGCCTGTCGAGCCACCCCTCCCCCGGCACGGGGCTGCCGGAGCCCCCCGCGCCCTGGACCCGGCCGATCTGGTGGATCGCCCTGGCCGGGGCGATGTCCACCGACATGCTGGGCTGGGCCTTCCAGAATCCCATCGTGAGCCCGGGCCTGTTCGTCCTGGTCTGGGCCGGCGCCTTCGTGGCCTGGCCGCGGACCATGCTCGAGGCCGCCACCATGTCCTGGCTGCCCTGGCTGATGCCGGTGCTGGGCTTCCTGTCCTTCCTGTGGTCCCGCGAACCCCTCATCTCGGCGAAGATGGGGGTGGAGATGTTCTTCACCGTCCTGACCACCATGATGATGGCCCGGCAGCTGCCGGCGCGGAACATCATCGCCATCCTGCAGCTTGTCTGCCTGATCGGCGGCATCGCCAGCCTGGTCGACGGAACCACCCGCGACGGGCTGATCGGCATCTACGGATCGAAGAACTCCCTGTCCTACTATGCCGGCCTGCTGATGATCACCTCCGTCGCCGTGCTGGTGGACGGCAAGCAGCCGTGGATCTTCCGGCTCCTGGCGCCGATCGGCATCGCGGCCTCCCCGGCGCTGCTCATCCAGGGCAACTCCGTCGGCGCCCTGGCGGCCTGCGCCGGCGCGACGATGGTGATGCTGGCCTTCACCACGATCCGCCTCGTGCCCGACAGGTTCCGTGCCTCCTACGTCATGCTCTTCATCACGATCACGCTGCTGGTCGGCGCCATCGTGGGCACCGTGATCGCGCAGGAGAAGGCCGTCCTCCTCGAGATGGTCGGCAAGAGCGAGAACCTGACCGGCCGCGGCTATCTCTGGGCCAGGGCGACCGAGCTCATCCAGGAGCGGCCGCTCCTCGGATACGGCTACTACGCCTTCTGGGTGCAGGACTACGTGGAGGCAGAGGGTCTCTGGCGCTACTCCCACGTCGCGGCGCGGATGGGCTTCCACTTCCACAATCTCTACTACCAGACGGCCATCGACCTCGGGCTGCTGGGCCTGGGCTGCATGATCGTCGTGCTGGTGCTGACGGCCGTGGCCGTGCTGGTGCGGGCGATACGCCATCCCGGCGGCGACAGCATCTTCTTCGTAGGCTTCCTCGTCTTCCTCTACGCCCGCACGATCAGCGAGGTGGAGTTCAACTACGTCTTCCAGTTCACGCAGCAGATCTTCGCGATGACCTGGATCTACGCGACGCAGTCCCAGCGACTGGCGCCGATCTGGGCCGGGCTGCGGCCCGGCCGCCGTGCCGTGTCCCGCCCGGTCGGCGCGGTCCGGCCGGCCCTGGCGGGCCCCCGCCAGGGCTGA
- a CDS encoding acyltransferase family protein — MQNNLAGIQYLRAFAALAVVAYHALAEAGGGFLVGAAGVDLFFVISGFIMYAVATRRSPSPGSFLWNRLVRVAPPYWAITVLLVFLSIVFPSLVPALKPDLGRLLSSLAFIPHADPQGNVWPILVPGWTLNYEMFFYLVFAAALTFPRAYRLAVTTAAMVGLVMLGLIVRPTHPIPFTYTHPLLLEFVAGIWIGHFWTSRTLPGRRMGWLLIAMSLGCFAALGATGFYSEAWRVVLWGVPSALLLGGVVCLEAQGGIARLPLLHRIGDASYSLYLTHTLLVAAAWKVLSFLPPVAFAGACMLLGSLVGIACYGLFERPLTAWLRALPGRFRSRLTVAPELP, encoded by the coding sequence GTGCAAAACAACCTGGCTGGAATCCAATACCTGCGGGCCTTCGCGGCTCTTGCCGTCGTCGCCTACCACGCCCTGGCGGAAGCAGGCGGTGGCTTCCTCGTCGGTGCCGCGGGCGTCGACCTGTTCTTCGTGATATCAGGCTTCATCATGTACGCGGTCGCCACGCGCCGCTCCCCCTCGCCCGGCTCCTTCCTCTGGAACCGCCTCGTCAGGGTGGCCCCGCCCTACTGGGCCATCACCGTGCTGCTCGTTTTCCTGTCGATCGTGTTCCCGTCCCTGGTGCCGGCCCTGAAGCCGGACCTCGGCCGCCTCCTGTCCTCCCTCGCCTTCATCCCCCATGCCGATCCCCAGGGGAACGTCTGGCCGATCCTGGTCCCCGGCTGGACGCTGAACTACGAGATGTTCTTCTATCTGGTCTTCGCGGCCGCGCTGACCTTCCCGCGCGCCTACCGCCTGGCGGTGACGACGGCAGCGATGGTGGGGCTCGTGATGCTGGGCCTCATCGTCCGGCCAACCCACCCGATCCCCTTCACCTACACCCATCCCCTTCTGCTCGAGTTCGTCGCCGGCATCTGGATCGGCCATTTCTGGACCAGCAGGACCCTGCCCGGCAGGCGGATGGGCTGGCTGCTGATCGCGATGAGCCTGGGCTGCTTCGCGGCGCTCGGCGCCACCGGGTTCTACAGCGAGGCCTGGCGCGTCGTGCTCTGGGGCGTGCCTTCCGCCCTGCTGCTCGGCGGCGTCGTCTGCCTGGAGGCGCAGGGCGGCATCGCGCGGCTGCCCCTGCTGCACCGGATCGGCGACGCCTCCTACTCGCTGTACCTCACCCACACGCTGCTCGTGGCCGCGGCCTGGAAGGTGCTGTCGTTCCTGCCGCCGGTGGCCTTCGCCGGTGCCTGCATGCTGCTGGGCTCGTTGGTCGGCATTGCCTGCTACGGGCTGTTCGAGCGCCCGCTGACGGCCTGGCTGCGCGCATTGCCGGGCCGGTTCCGGAGCCGCCTCACCGTCGCGCCCGAACTGCCCTAG
- the fsa gene encoding fructose-6-phosphate aldolase encodes MKFFVDTAEVSEIRALAESGLLDGVTTNPSLIAKSGRPMAEVIAEICEITPGPVSAEVTATDYDGMMREGEFLRRIAPNVAVKVPLTEAGLRACKHMVNDGAMVNVTLCFTPVQALLAAKAGATFVSPFVGRLDDIGQDGMGLIADIMTIYRQYPQLKTEVLVASIRHTVHLLQAAKLGAHVATLPPNVIRGLIKHPLTDKGLEAFLADWKKTGQTIG; translated from the coding sequence ATGAAGTTCTTCGTCGACACCGCCGAGGTGTCCGAGATCCGCGCCCTGGCCGAGTCCGGCCTGCTCGACGGCGTCACCACCAACCCTTCCCTGATCGCCAAGTCCGGCCGCCCCATGGCCGAGGTGATCGCCGAGATCTGCGAGATCACCCCGGGCCCCGTCTCCGCCGAGGTCACGGCCACGGATTACGACGGGATGATGCGGGAGGGCGAGTTCCTGCGCCGCATCGCCCCCAACGTCGCCGTGAAGGTGCCGCTGACCGAGGCGGGGCTGCGCGCGTGCAAACATATGGTGAACGACGGGGCCATGGTCAACGTGACCCTGTGCTTCACCCCGGTCCAGGCGCTGCTGGCGGCGAAGGCCGGCGCCACCTTCGTCTCGCCCTTCGTCGGCCGGCTGGACGACATCGGCCAGGACGGCATGGGGCTGATCGCCGACATCATGACGATCTACCGCCAGTACCCGCAGTTGAAGACGGAGGTGCTGGTGGCCTCGATCCGGCACACCGTCCACCTGCTCCAGGCGGCGAAGCTGGGCGCGCATGTCGCGACCCTGCCGCCCAACGTCATCCGCGGGCTGATCAAGCACCCGCTGACCGACAAGGGTCTGGAAGCCTTCCTGGCGGATTGGAAGAAGACGGGACAGACGATCGGGTAG
- a CDS encoding primosomal protein N' yields the protein MATPRKKPVGPVRPRVKVLLPLPLAGPYDYRVPEGMAVPPPGTFVEVPLGGRDLCGVVWDGAPDPTLSEARIKDVIGTLIVPPMTDSLRRFVDWVAAYTLAPQGAVLRMAMSVPSALEPPGQQAGWRLSPSGEAAKRGAPGYRLTEGRRRILDVLLPGEARAGSEIADESGASPGVLRGMAEAGLVEPALLPRPPAFPAPDPEHPGPELMPEQAESVASLRALVDRRRFGVTLLAGVTGSGKTEVYLDAVAECLRQGRQALVLLPEIALSAQWLERFQARFGCPPALWHSELGGKRRRNTWRAVAEGEVKVLVGARSALFLPFPDLGLIVVDEEHETAFKQEEGVIYHARDMAVVRARLNDAACVLVSATPSLETLTNAEAGRYTALRLPRRHGAAGLPEVGVLDLRKVPPERGRFLSPPLVAAVQETLAKGEQAMLFLNRRGYAPMTLCRACGHRIRCPNCTAWLVEHRAQRRLQCHHCGHVEPIPQFCPECGAEGSLTAIGPGVERVQEEAAQLFPEARRLVMASDTIPGPAAAMEAARQIAEREVDLIIGTQIVAKGWHFPHLTLVGVVDADLGLAGGDLRAAERTVQLLHQVAGRAGRAESPGKVLLQSWVPEHLVMQALISGDLDSFMAEEAASRRPDGWPPFGRLAALIVSSEDERAADRVARDLGLAAPGGDGVQVLGPAPAPLSMLRGRHRRRLLLKARRDVAVQPLLWDWLGRVEVPSAVRVQVDVDPVSFL from the coding sequence ATGGCGACCCCGCGCAAGAAGCCCGTGGGCCCCGTCCGGCCCCGCGTCAAGGTTCTGCTGCCACTGCCCCTGGCGGGACCCTATGACTATCGCGTGCCCGAGGGCATGGCCGTTCCCCCGCCCGGCACCTTCGTCGAGGTGCCGCTGGGCGGGCGCGACCTGTGCGGCGTCGTCTGGGACGGCGCGCCGGACCCGACCCTGTCGGAAGCGCGGATCAAGGACGTCATCGGCACGCTGATCGTGCCGCCGATGACGGACAGCCTGCGCCGCTTCGTGGACTGGGTGGCCGCCTACACGCTCGCGCCCCAGGGCGCGGTGCTGCGCATGGCGATGAGCGTGCCCTCCGCGCTGGAGCCGCCGGGGCAGCAGGCAGGCTGGCGCCTTTCGCCCTCCGGCGAGGCGGCGAAACGCGGCGCCCCCGGCTACCGGCTGACCGAGGGACGGCGGCGCATCCTGGACGTTCTGCTGCCCGGCGAGGCGCGGGCGGGGTCGGAGATCGCCGACGAATCCGGCGCCTCGCCCGGCGTGCTGCGCGGCATGGCCGAGGCGGGGCTGGTCGAGCCCGCCCTGCTGCCCCGGCCACCCGCCTTCCCCGCGCCCGACCCGGAGCATCCCGGCCCGGAGCTGATGCCGGAACAGGCGGAATCGGTGGCGTCCCTGCGCGCGCTGGTGGACCGCCGGCGCTTCGGGGTGACGCTGCTGGCGGGCGTTACCGGCTCCGGCAAGACGGAGGTGTACCTCGACGCGGTGGCGGAGTGCCTGCGCCAGGGGCGGCAGGCGCTGGTGCTGCTGCCGGAGATCGCGCTCTCCGCGCAGTGGCTGGAGCGGTTCCAGGCGCGCTTCGGCTGCCCGCCCGCGCTGTGGCATTCGGAGCTGGGCGGCAAGCGGCGGCGCAACACCTGGCGCGCGGTGGCGGAGGGGGAGGTGAAGGTCCTCGTCGGCGCCCGCTCCGCCTTGTTCCTGCCCTTCCCCGATCTCGGCCTGATCGTCGTGGACGAGGAGCACGAGACCGCCTTCAAGCAGGAGGAGGGCGTGATCTACCACGCGCGCGACATGGCGGTGGTGCGCGCCCGGCTGAACGACGCCGCCTGCGTGCTGGTCTCCGCGACCCCGTCGCTGGAGACGCTGACCAATGCGGAGGCGGGACGCTACACCGCGCTGCGCCTGCCCCGCCGCCACGGCGCCGCCGGGCTGCCGGAGGTCGGCGTGCTCGATCTCCGCAAGGTCCCGCCCGAGCGCGGCCGCTTCCTCTCGCCCCCCCTGGTCGCCGCCGTGCAGGAGACGCTGGCGAAGGGCGAGCAGGCGATGCTGTTCCTGAACCGCCGCGGCTATGCGCCCATGACGCTGTGCCGCGCCTGCGGCCACCGCATCCGCTGCCCCAACTGCACCGCCTGGCTGGTGGAGCACCGCGCCCAGCGCCGGCTGCAATGCCACCATTGCGGCCATGTCGAGCCGATCCCCCAGTTCTGCCCGGAATGCGGCGCGGAAGGCAGCCTGACCGCGATCGGCCCGGGGGTGGAGCGGGTGCAGGAGGAGGCGGCGCAGCTCTTCCCCGAGGCGCGGCGGCTGGTCATGGCCTCCGACACCATCCCCGGCCCGGCGGCCGCGATGGAGGCGGCGCGGCAGATCGCCGAGCGCGAGGTGGACCTCATCATCGGCACCCAGATCGTCGCCAAGGGCTGGCACTTCCCGCATCTGACCCTGGTCGGCGTGGTGGATGCCGATCTCGGCCTCGCCGGCGGCGACCTGCGCGCGGCGGAGCGGACCGTTCAGCTTCTCCACCAGGTCGCCGGCCGCGCCGGCCGCGCCGAGAGCCCCGGCAAGGTGCTGCTGCAATCCTGGGTGCCGGAGCATCTGGTGATGCAGGCCCTCATCTCCGGCGACCTGGACAGCTTCATGGCCGAGGAGGCCGCCTCCCGCCGCCCCGATGGCTGGCCGCCCTTCGGCCGCCTCGCCGCGCTGATCGTGAGTTCGGAGGACGAGCGCGCCGCCGACCGCGTGGCCCGCGACCTCGGCCTTGCCGCGCCGGGCGGGGACGGCGTGCAGGTGCTGGGCCCTGCCCCGGCCCCCCTCTCCATGCTGCGGGGCCGGCACCGCCGCCGGCTGCTGCTCAAGGCCCGGCGCGACGTGGCGGTGCAGCCGCTGCTGTGGGACTGGCTGGGGCGGGTGGAGGTTCCGTCCGCCGTCCGGGTCCAGGTGGACGTGGACCCAGTCAGCTTCCTGTGA